Proteins encoded in a region of the Rubrobacter aplysinae genome:
- a CDS encoding ATP-binding protein, whose amino-acid sequence MRRVFEVTDACLGCGACIKTCPENAIRPAPRGSPSPLLVLEDRCTACAECAEVCPASAIEQVLVQEVRDVQAPGGGRGL is encoded by the coding sequence GTGAGGCGTGTCTTTGAGGTTACGGACGCTTGTCTCGGTTGCGGGGCCTGCATAAAGACGTGCCCGGAGAACGCGATAAGACCCGCGCCGCGCGGTTCCCCTTCGCCGCTACTGGTCTTGGAGGACAGGTGCACCGCCTGCGCCGAGTGCGCCGAGGTATGCCCGGCCTCGGCCATAGAGCAGGTCCTCGTGCAAGAGGTACGAGATGTGCAAGCTCCCGGTGGCGGGAGAGGACTTTGA
- the cobJ gene encoding precorrin-3B C(17)-methyltransferase: MIGLVAATANGGRNARHLRDSWPDAVLYEGVVRESVARAWRECDGVVIFLATGAALRLVSGLLGDKDEDPGVVTVDDGCRFAVSLCGGHEGGANELARRVAGSLGAEPVITTASEAVETPSLGAFGAELGFTVEDGPDLAAVGRAVVSGDEVLLVSERRWPLGPLPHNVVRAESPRSGTPSVVISDRIEAPGRSSRPSVVYRPSSLVVGVGCSRGAAADEILGLLRSSLREAGLSEKSVARLASVEAKRDEAGPHEAAAILGVGITFYPAEALSTIEAPNPSEAVMRAVGTPSVSEAAALAEGGELVVEKQKSANATVAVVRTPVRGRLYLISLGPGDDGLIPPMAREALWRSALVVGLDQYVDRVRHVLRPGTRVEMPPLGSEVERAETAILEARAGGSAALVSSGDIGVYAMGSPALEALGDADGEVEVISVPGITAANAAASLLGSPLGHDHCSISLSDLLTPWEAIERRIRAAGAGDFVVSFYNPRSRGRDWQLGKARDILLEHRSRETPIGLVTDAYRPTQTVKVTDLGSLRVEDVDMLTVVIVGGSQTRVMDGRMVTPRGYTL, translated from the coding sequence GTGATCGGGCTCGTGGCGGCCACGGCGAACGGCGGGCGTAACGCCCGGCACCTGCGTGACTCCTGGCCGGACGCGGTGCTGTACGAAGGCGTCGTCCGGGAGTCGGTCGCCCGGGCCTGGAGAGAGTGCGACGGTGTCGTGATCTTCCTGGCTACCGGGGCCGCGCTCCGGCTCGTATCGGGGCTTCTCGGGGATAAAGACGAGGACCCCGGCGTGGTTACCGTGGACGACGGGTGCCGTTTCGCCGTCTCACTGTGCGGCGGTCACGAGGGAGGCGCGAACGAGCTCGCCCGGCGCGTTGCCGGATCCCTGGGGGCGGAGCCGGTAATAACCACCGCGAGCGAGGCCGTCGAGACGCCCTCGCTCGGAGCTTTTGGAGCGGAACTTGGCTTTACCGTCGAGGACGGCCCGGATCTCGCCGCCGTCGGACGGGCCGTCGTGTCCGGTGATGAGGTCCTCCTGGTCTCCGAGAGGCGCTGGCCACTCGGGCCCTTGCCGCACAACGTAGTACGTGCCGAAAGCCCTAGAAGCGGCACGCCGAGCGTCGTGATCTCGGACCGGATCGAGGCGCCCGGTAGATCCTCCAGACCCTCTGTCGTGTACCGTCCGTCGTCTCTGGTGGTTGGTGTGGGCTGTAGCCGGGGGGCCGCCGCCGACGAGATACTGGGGCTCCTGCGCTCCTCGCTCCGGGAAGCCGGGCTCTCGGAGAAGAGCGTCGCCCGTCTGGCGAGCGTCGAGGCCAAGCGCGACGAAGCCGGACCGCACGAGGCTGCCGCAATACTGGGCGTCGGGATCACGTTCTACCCCGCCGAGGCCCTCTCGACAATCGAGGCGCCGAACCCCTCGGAGGCCGTGATGAGAGCCGTCGGCACGCCGAGCGTCTCGGAGGCGGCGGCTCTCGCGGAAGGCGGCGAGCTCGTCGTGGAGAAGCAGAAGTCGGCCAACGCGACCGTGGCGGTCGTCCGTACCCCTGTGCGGGGGAGACTGTACCTGATAAGTCTCGGCCCCGGAGACGATGGCCTCATTCCTCCGATGGCCCGCGAGGCGCTCTGGCGCTCCGCTCTGGTGGTGGGGTTGGATCAGTACGTCGATAGAGTAAGACACGTGCTCAGGCCCGGCACCCGCGTCGAGATGCCCCCGCTCGGGAGCGAGGTAGAGCGGGCGGAGACGGCCATCCTGGAAGCAAGGGCCGGAGGAAGCGCGGCGCTGGTGTCGAGCGGCGATATCGGGGTGTACGCGATGGGCTCTCCGGCGCTGGAGGCCCTCGGCGACGCGGATGGGGAGGTGGAGGTGATCTCGGTCCCCGGGATAACCGCCGCCAACGCCGCGGCTTCCCTGCTGGGATCGCCGCTCGGCCACGACCACTGCTCTATAAGTCTCTCTGACCTGTTGACGCCGTGGGAGGCTATAGAGCGCCGGATACGGGCCGCAGGGGCCGGGGATTTCGTGGTCTCTTTCTACAACCCACGCTCTCGCGGGCGCGACTGGCAGCTCGGCAAGGCCCGGGACATACTCCTCGAACACCGCTCGCGGGAGACGCCTATAGGGCTCGTGACCGACGCTTATCGCCCGACGCAGACGGTAAAGGTCACGGATCTCGGGTCGCTCCGGGTGGAGGATGTGGACATGCTGACCGTGGTGATCGTGGGCGGTTCGCAGACCCGCGTCATGGATGGCCGCATGGTGACGCCCCGGGGGTATACCCTGTGA
- a CDS encoding bifunctional cobalt-precorrin-7 (C(5))-methyltransferase/cobalt-precorrin-6B (C(15))-methyltransferase, producing MSRISVIGLDGSPLSLESEERLRRAELVAGGRRHLDAVGVEPERAAVLGGDLSGSMARLEAADEAVVLASGDPGYFGIVRVLAERLGDGLSVTPGLSSVALAFARAGIPWDDAVTVSAHGRDPRRAVNVCRAYPKVAVLTSPEFGPARLAESLEEEGWRRTLLVAERLGEPGERVFRGAAEDVAGMTWEDPNVVLSLDESCGVGDKPWISGPERAGGWALSEEEFEHRSAMITKPEPRALALARLAPRPGDLVWDVGAGSGSIAVESSRFGAATVAVERDAESCDRVRRNACRHSVYVRVVEGAAPEALEDLPEPDAVFIGGTGGGFEETIRLCASRARRAVVLTLIGLERVVPAGEILESSGLEVETTLLQASKVRGVGHLHRLAAETPVFVVAGSRP from the coding sequence TTGAGCCGGATCTCCGTTATCGGGCTGGACGGCTCGCCGCTCTCCCTGGAGAGCGAGGAGAGACTGCGCCGGGCGGAGCTCGTCGCGGGCGGGCGGCGGCATCTGGACGCCGTGGGGGTCGAGCCGGAGCGCGCCGCCGTGCTCGGTGGAGACCTTTCCGGGAGCATGGCGCGGCTTGAGGCGGCGGACGAGGCGGTGGTGCTGGCCTCTGGAGACCCCGGCTACTTCGGTATCGTACGCGTGCTGGCCGAGAGGCTCGGCGACGGGTTGAGCGTGACGCCGGGGCTTTCCTCGGTCGCTCTGGCCTTCGCCCGCGCCGGTATACCCTGGGACGACGCCGTGACGGTCAGCGCCCACGGCCGCGACCCCCGCCGGGCGGTAAATGTCTGCCGGGCGTATCCGAAGGTCGCCGTGCTCACCTCTCCGGAGTTTGGCCCGGCCCGACTCGCCGAGAGCCTGGAGGAGGAAGGCTGGAGACGCACTCTGCTGGTGGCCGAGAGGCTCGGTGAGCCCGGCGAGCGGGTATTCCGGGGAGCCGCCGAAGATGTTGCCGGGATGACGTGGGAAGACCCGAATGTCGTGCTCTCATTGGACGAGTCGTGCGGGGTGGGGGATAAGCCCTGGATATCCGGCCCGGAGCGGGCCGGTGGCTGGGCGTTGTCCGAGGAGGAGTTCGAGCATCGTTCGGCCATGATCACGAAGCCCGAGCCCCGCGCGCTGGCGCTCGCCCGGCTGGCTCCCCGGCCCGGCGACCTCGTGTGGGACGTGGGCGCTGGAAGCGGCTCTATTGCGGTAGAGTCGTCCCGATTCGGGGCCGCTACGGTGGCGGTAGAACGCGACGCCGAGAGTTGCGACCGCGTGCGTCGCAACGCCTGCCGGCACAGCGTCTACGTCCGCGTCGTGGAGGGAGCCGCGCCGGAAGCTCTGGAAGATTTGCCAGAGCCGGATGCGGTATTTATCGGCGGCACCGGCGGCGGTTTCGAGGAGACGATAAGGCTCTGCGCCTCGCGGGCGCGGCGGGCCGTGGTGCTGACCCTGATCGGGCTGGAGCGCGTCGTGCCGGCGGGTGAGATCCTGGAGTCGAGCGGCCTGGAGGTGGAGACGACGCTGCTACAGGCGTCGAAGGTGAGAGGTGTGGGACATCTGCACCGGCTCGCCGCCGAGACCCCCGTCTTCGTGGTAGCCGGGAGCCGGCCGTGA
- a CDS encoding cobalt-precorrin-5B (C(1))-methyltransferase, with protein sequence MPPSMRRVSEETEKLRTGWTTGSCSAAAARAAATALATGEPQSRVEIKLPRKGEERRVEFEVERCELGDGWAEAVVVKDAGDDPDVTDGAHMTARVSWRPEPGVELVNGEGVGTVTRPGLGLEVGGPAINDVPRRMIHYSVEEALDPDERGVRVEISVPGGEAMAEKTTNARLGIVGGISVLGTTGVVRPFSTASWRASVGQAVDVMGAQGGDTFVLSTGGLTEKAAMRLLPGLEEICFIEVGDFTGHAMKKGLENGMRRVFFVGMAGKISKLAAGVMMTHWTRSRVDNELLAEITRESGGSGELVSKMHDANTARHAYELWREADLYRACDLVCERAAECLTEYAGGKIEVYVILIDFDTLEPAGASAGALDLTTAARESH encoded by the coding sequence ATGCCGCCGAGCATGCGGCGCGTCTCGGAGGAGACTGAGAAGCTGCGTACCGGCTGGACGACCGGCTCCTGCTCCGCCGCCGCGGCCAGGGCCGCCGCGACCGCGCTCGCGACCGGCGAACCGCAGTCGAGGGTCGAGATAAAGCTGCCGCGCAAGGGCGAGGAGCGCCGCGTGGAGTTCGAGGTCGAACGGTGCGAGCTTGGCGACGGCTGGGCCGAAGCGGTAGTCGTAAAAGACGCGGGCGACGACCCGGACGTGACGGACGGCGCGCACATGACGGCCCGCGTCTCGTGGCGTCCGGAGCCCGGCGTGGAGCTCGTAAACGGCGAGGGCGTGGGGACTGTGACCAGGCCCGGGCTCGGGCTAGAGGTCGGTGGACCCGCCATAAACGACGTGCCGCGGCGCATGATCCACTACTCCGTCGAGGAGGCTCTGGACCCGGACGAGCGTGGGGTGCGGGTCGAGATCAGCGTCCCCGGCGGCGAGGCCATGGCCGAGAAGACCACGAACGCCCGGCTCGGCATCGTCGGCGGTATCTCGGTGCTCGGCACCACAGGCGTCGTGCGGCCGTTCTCGACCGCCTCGTGGCGGGCCAGCGTCGGTCAGGCGGTAGACGTGATGGGCGCTCAGGGGGGAGACACCTTCGTGCTCTCGACGGGCGGGCTCACGGAGAAGGCGGCGATGCGCCTGCTGCCGGGGCTAGAGGAGATCTGCTTTATCGAGGTCGGGGACTTCACCGGGCACGCCATGAAGAAGGGCCTGGAGAACGGGATGCGCCGGGTGTTCTTCGTCGGGATGGCGGGCAAGATCTCGAAGCTCGCCGCCGGCGTGATGATGACCCACTGGACCCGCTCCAGGGTGGACAACGAGCTACTGGCCGAGATCACGCGTGAATCCGGCGGCTCTGGAGAGCTTGTGTCAAAGATGCACGACGCAAATACGGCCCGCCACGCCTACGAGCTGTGGCGCGAGGCCGATCTGTATCGGGCCTGCGATCTCGTCTGCGAGCGGGCGGCGGAGTGCCTGACGGAGTATGCCGGGGGCAAGATAGAGGTGTACGTGATACTGATCGACTTCGACACCTTGGAGCCCGCGGGCGCGAGCGCCGGCGCGCTGGATCTTACTACCGCCGCTCGGGAGAGCCATTGA
- the cobM gene encoding precorrin-4 C(11)-methyltransferase: MSNMSKVWFIGAGPGAEDLLTLRAARLIGESDVLVWARSLVKEEVLEHASPGAEIFESTSVPLEKVQELYERATREELTIGRIHSGDPSLWGAVLEQIEICDELGLDWEIVPGVSSFGAAAAAIGRELTVPEIAQSLIVTRRASRTPMPDGETIQGFARHGTTMAIFLAAARPRELQKDLIEGGYAEDTPCAVVYRATWPDELIIRCPLSELAERIRDAGFNRQAMILVGPGLAAGGTRSHLYSPDFAHRFRGARA; this comes from the coding sequence ATGAGCAACATGAGCAAGGTCTGGTTTATAGGGGCGGGGCCTGGGGCGGAGGACCTTCTGACGTTGCGGGCGGCGAGGCTCATCGGCGAGTCCGACGTGCTGGTGTGGGCCCGGAGCCTGGTCAAGGAGGAGGTACTGGAGCATGCCTCTCCGGGAGCGGAGATCTTCGAGTCCACCAGCGTTCCGCTGGAGAAGGTGCAGGAGCTGTACGAGCGGGCGACGCGCGAGGAGCTTACGATAGGCCGCATCCACTCGGGAGACCCGAGCCTGTGGGGGGCTGTGCTGGAGCAGATCGAGATCTGCGACGAGCTCGGCCTGGACTGGGAGATAGTGCCCGGCGTCTCCTCGTTCGGGGCCGCGGCGGCGGCAATCGGCCGCGAGCTCACGGTGCCCGAGATCGCACAGTCCCTGATCGTGACCCGCCGCGCCAGCCGCACCCCGATGCCCGACGGCGAGACCATCCAGGGGTTCGCCCGCCACGGCACCACGATGGCCATATTCCTCGCGGCGGCGCGTCCGCGCGAGCTCCAGAAGGACCTCATCGAGGGCGGTTACGCGGAGGATACCCCGTGCGCCGTGGTGTACCGGGCGACGTGGCCGGACGAGCTTATTATCCGGTGCCCGCTCTCGGAGCTAGCGGAGCGTATCCGAGACGCCGGGTTTAACCGGCAGGCCATGATCCTGGTCGGGCCGGGCCTCGCCGCCGGGGGCACCCGGTCTCACCTGTACAGCCCGGACTTCGCGCACCGGTTCCGGGGCGCGAGGGCCTAG
- the cobI gene encoding precorrin-2 C(20)-methyltransferase → MSGTLVGVGVGPGDPELVTLKGLRELREAGTVFVPVGDTGEAGRAETVVRGHVEPGNVRRLLFALSDDAEARERNWERAAGEVCAALSEGRNCAFATIGDPNVYSTFTYLWRAVLQRLPEVGVRTVPGITAMQDLASRSGTVLLEGKERLSLLPFNAGEGALRKALAGSDTVVCYKGGGRLAEVLSAAGESGRLDEAVYGSRLGMEGEEVRPAAEAAGETGPYLSTVIFTSREARNS, encoded by the coding sequence GTGAGCGGCACGCTGGTAGGAGTCGGAGTCGGGCCGGGGGACCCGGAGCTCGTGACGCTCAAGGGCCTGCGTGAGCTGCGGGAGGCCGGTACGGTGTTCGTGCCCGTCGGCGATACCGGGGAGGCGGGTCGGGCCGAGACGGTGGTGCGCGGCCACGTCGAGCCGGGGAACGTCCGGCGGCTGCTGTTTGCCCTCTCCGACGACGCGGAGGCGCGGGAGCGCAACTGGGAGCGGGCCGCCGGGGAGGTGTGCGCCGCGCTCTCGGAGGGACGAAACTGCGCCTTCGCCACCATCGGCGACCCGAACGTGTACTCGACCTTCACCTACCTGTGGCGCGCCGTCCTGCAGAGGCTGCCGGAAGTCGGCGTACGCACGGTGCCGGGGATCACCGCCATGCAGGACCTCGCCTCGCGTAGCGGCACGGTCCTGTTGGAAGGTAAGGAGCGGCTATCGCTCCTGCCGTTCAACGCCGGGGAGGGGGCTCTGAGGAAGGCGCTCGCCGGTAGCGACACGGTCGTGTGCTACAAGGGGGGCGGCAGGCTCGCCGAGGTACTCTCGGCTGCCGGGGAGAGCGGGCGGCTCGACGAGGCGGTGTACGGCTCGCGGCTCGGCATGGAAGGCGAGGAGGTGCGCCCGGCTGCGGAGGCGGCGGGCGAGACGGGACCGTATCTATCCACCGTGATCTTCACTAGCAGGGAAGCGAGGAACTCATGA
- a CDS encoding cobyrinate a,c-diamide synthase, with protein sequence MVASLLHTPRLVVAGTHSGVGKTTVATGLMSALASKGCDVAPFKVGPDFIDPSYHALVAGRPGRNLDSFLAGEELVPRLFAHGAAGADVAVIEGVMGLFDGKGGGGDTASTAQVAKLLNASVVLVVDAGAMARSAAAMVHGYRSFDPEVDVAGVVLNRVGSDKHEQMLREAIEPLGVPVLGAMRRGGDLSTPDRHLGLVPAAERSDEARRSVERMGEAVSRHCDLEAVMRLARSAGPLRAEPWSPESGESAPARVAVAAGRAFSFAYRENLELLEGAGAEVVHFDPLRDETLPEGAGALYLGGGFPEAYTAELSENEPLRREVAAFARGGAPVIAECGGMMYLSRGLDGKPMCGVLGAESEMGGRLTLGYREAVAASESPLCGRGAELRGHEFHYSSTRPPAGGIEGEAAPAWTFDDRRSEGFVAGGVHASYLHTHWAAYPGVARRLVSSAARANVSGARS encoded by the coding sequence GTGGTAGCGAGCCTCCTCCATACACCCCGCCTCGTGGTAGCGGGCACCCACTCCGGCGTCGGCAAGACCACCGTCGCCACCGGCCTGATGTCGGCGCTTGCGTCAAAAGGCTGCGACGTTGCGCCATTCAAGGTCGGTCCGGACTTTATAGACCCCTCGTATCATGCGCTGGTGGCGGGGCGGCCGGGACGTAACCTGGACTCGTTCCTCGCGGGTGAGGAGTTGGTGCCGCGGCTCTTCGCCCACGGGGCGGCAGGGGCGGACGTGGCGGTGATCGAGGGCGTCATGGGCCTGTTCGACGGCAAGGGCGGCGGCGGAGATACGGCCTCGACCGCGCAGGTTGCGAAGCTGCTAAACGCCTCTGTGGTGCTCGTCGTGGACGCCGGGGCGATGGCGCGCTCGGCGGCGGCGATGGTCCACGGCTACCGGAGCTTCGACCCGGAGGTGGACGTCGCTGGGGTGGTGCTGAACCGGGTCGGTTCCGACAAACACGAGCAGATGCTGCGCGAGGCGATAGAGCCGCTCGGCGTCCCGGTGCTGGGAGCGATGAGGCGGGGCGGGGACCTCTCTACCCCGGATCGGCATCTCGGGCTCGTTCCGGCCGCCGAGCGGAGTGATGAGGCGCGGCGGTCGGTAGAGAGAATGGGCGAGGCCGTCTCGCGCCACTGCGACCTGGAGGCTGTTATGCGCCTCGCGCGCTCCGCCGGTCCGCTGCGTGCCGAGCCCTGGAGCCCGGAGAGCGGGGAGAGTGCGCCAGCGAGGGTGGCCGTTGCCGCCGGGCGGGCTTTCTCGTTTGCGTATCGGGAGAACCTGGAGCTTCTTGAGGGTGCGGGGGCCGAGGTCGTACACTTCGATCCCCTGCGCGACGAGACCTTGCCGGAGGGGGCGGGGGCGCTGTACCTCGGTGGCGGCTTCCCGGAGGCGTATACAGCCGAGCTTTCGGAGAACGAGCCGCTGCGGCGGGAGGTGGCCGCGTTCGCCCGTGGCGGCGCACCGGTGATCGCCGAGTGCGGCGGGATGATGTACCTCTCACGTGGGCTCGACGGGAAGCCCATGTGCGGCGTGCTCGGAGCCGAGTCAGAGATGGGCGGCCGTCTCACCCTGGGTTACCGGGAGGCGGTCGCGGCCTCCGAGTCCCCGCTGTGCGGGCGTGGCGCGGAGCTGCGGGGCCACGAGTTCCACTACTCTTCCACACGGCCCCCGGCGGGAGGTATTGAGGGGGAGGCCGCGCCGGCCTGGACGTTCGACGACCGGCGGAGCGAGGGGTTCGTGGCGGGCGGGGTCCACGCGAGCTATCTGCACACCCACTGGGCCGCGTATCCCGGGGTGGCGCGGCGGCTGGTTTCGAGCGCCGCGAGAGCGAACGTGTCCGGGGCGCGCTCGTGA
- the cobO gene encoding cob(I)yrinic acid a,c-diamide adenosyltransferase, with amino-acid sequence MSEAGETRKPREERLRRRSNRERPMLVVNTGHGKGKSTAAFGVMLRGWARGYRIGVYQFVKSGKWKVGEHKAADTLGNIDWFKMGDGWTWTVEDLETSAELAREGWEEVKRRISDETYDMLLLDEFTYPMKFGWVDTQEVVDFLKDRPGFQHVIITGRDAPEELVEISELVSEVGKIKHPMDEGHRGQKGIEW; translated from the coding sequence GTGAGCGAAGCTGGAGAAACCAGGAAGCCGCGGGAGGAGCGTCTGAGACGGCGTTCGAACCGCGAGCGGCCGATGCTGGTGGTGAATACTGGACACGGCAAGGGCAAGTCCACGGCAGCATTCGGCGTGATGCTGCGCGGCTGGGCGCGGGGGTACCGCATCGGCGTGTACCAGTTCGTCAAGAGCGGCAAGTGGAAGGTCGGCGAGCACAAGGCCGCCGACACTCTGGGCAACATAGACTGGTTCAAGATGGGAGACGGCTGGACCTGGACCGTCGAGGACCTCGAGACCAGCGCCGAGCTCGCCCGAGAGGGCTGGGAGGAGGTCAAGCGCCGCATAAGCGACGAGACCTACGACATGCTTCTCCTGGACGAGTTCACCTACCCGATGAAGTTCGGCTGGGTCGACACGCAGGAGGTCGTGGACTTCCTGAAGGACCGGCCCGGCTTCCAGCACGTCATAATCACCGGCCGCGACGCGCCGGAGGAGCTGGTCGAGATCTCGGAGCTCGTCAGCGAGGTCGGCAAGATCAAACACCCCATGGACGAGGGACACCGGGGCCAGAAAGGCATCGAGTGGTAG
- a CDS encoding putative cobaltochelatase, with protein MNAPYPFSALVGQDDLKLSLLLNAVSPEVGGVLVRGEKGTAKSTAVRALASLLPPIEVVAGCPYSCDPDGPNPDCPAGPHPADAPRETRPVRLVELPVGASTDRLAGTLDLERALLKGEKTFEPGLLAAAHRGILYVDEVNLLSDHLVDLLLDVAAMGVNHVEREGVSLKHPSRFILVGTMNPEEGELRPQLLDRFGLSVESSGALSADERVEVVRRRLHYEADPAEFAAKFSAADRELAGAVSASQNRLSATHVSDDVLYKVSNLCAGLGVDGMRGDLVTAKAARSLAAWEGRDRVGVDDVRRAAPLALAHRRRRNPFEQPGVDPEEIESALSEPEDPDPPDGGSGGPPESGDEPGGDAPEGGGSGGQPGQPSAESPGGAQSSYSASESFRPERLEVPEKGRGGPLGRRSRSISEEGQPVSDREPRGEARDIAVGATLRAAAPHQRERGRSGAGLIVREGDLQEKVREGREGNLILFVVDASGSMAARSRMSAVKGAALSLLTDAYQRRDRIALISFRADAAETLLPPTSSVDLAAPRLEELPTGGRTPLAAGLERAAEIIFRERLQDRERRPMVVLLTDGRSTSGPDPAGAAERLRAAGVASVVVDTEGGNVRLGLAREIAGHLGARCIRLEELQADSLVEIVERRRVA; from the coding sequence ATGAACGCTCCTTATCCGTTCAGCGCGCTCGTCGGGCAGGATGACCTGAAGCTCTCGCTGCTGCTAAACGCGGTCTCGCCGGAGGTCGGCGGAGTGCTGGTTCGCGGCGAGAAGGGGACGGCCAAGTCAACCGCCGTCCGCGCACTGGCGAGCCTGCTGCCACCGATCGAGGTCGTCGCCGGTTGCCCGTACTCCTGCGATCCGGACGGCCCGAACCCCGATTGTCCTGCGGGGCCGCATCCGGCGGACGCGCCGCGCGAGACGCGCCCGGTGCGGCTGGTGGAGCTTCCGGTCGGGGCGAGCACGGATCGGTTGGCCGGGACGCTAGACCTCGAACGTGCGCTCTTGAAAGGAGAGAAGACGTTCGAGCCTGGTCTACTGGCCGCCGCGCACCGGGGCATCCTGTACGTGGACGAGGTAAACCTGCTCTCCGACCATTTGGTGGATCTGCTGTTGGACGTGGCGGCGATGGGCGTGAACCACGTCGAGCGCGAGGGCGTGAGTCTCAAACATCCCTCACGCTTCATACTCGTCGGCACCATGAACCCCGAGGAGGGTGAGCTGCGGCCACAGCTCCTGGACCGCTTCGGGCTCTCGGTCGAGTCCTCCGGTGCGTTATCGGCGGACGAGCGCGTCGAGGTGGTGCGCCGCCGCCTGCACTACGAGGCCGACCCGGCGGAGTTCGCCGCCAAGTTCTCGGCCGCCGACAGGGAGCTCGCCGGGGCCGTATCCGCTTCGCAAAACCGGTTGTCCGCGACGCACGTCTCCGATGACGTGCTGTACAAGGTATCCAACCTGTGCGCCGGTCTCGGGGTGGACGGTATGCGGGGAGATCTCGTAACGGCAAAGGCCGCCCGCTCGCTCGCCGCCTGGGAGGGCCGCGACAGGGTGGGGGTGGACGACGTGCGCCGCGCCGCGCCGCTCGCGCTCGCACATCGCCGTCGGCGCAACCCCTTCGAGCAGCCCGGTGTGGACCCGGAGGAGATAGAGTCCGCACTCTCCGAGCCCGAAGACCCCGACCCGCCCGACGGCGGTTCCGGAGGGCCGCCAGAGTCCGGCGATGAGCCGGGAGGCGATGCTCCGGAGGGCGGAGGTTCCGGCGGCCAGCCCGGCCAACCTTCCGCAGAGAGCCCGGGTGGGGCTCAGAGTAGCTACTCCGCATCAGAGAGCTTCCGGCCCGAGCGGCTGGAGGTGCCCGAGAAGGGGCGCGGAGGCCCGCTCGGACGCCGCAGCCGCTCCATTAGCGAGGAGGGCCAGCCGGTCAGCGACCGGGAGCCCCGGGGTGAGGCGCGCGATATAGCGGTCGGGGCGACGCTTCGGGCCGCCGCGCCACACCAGCGCGAGCGCGGGCGGAGCGGCGCCGGCCTCATAGTGCGCGAAGGGGACCTGCAGGAGAAGGTGCGCGAGGGACGGGAGGGGAACCTGATCCTGTTCGTCGTGGATGCGAGCGGCTCGATGGCCGCCCGGAGCCGGATGTCGGCGGTAAAAGGGGCGGCGCTATCTCTCCTGACCGACGCTTATCAGCGCCGGGACCGGATAGCCTTGATCTCGTTCCGCGCAGACGCCGCCGAGACGCTGCTGCCCCCGACCTCCAGCGTGGACCTAGCCGCCCCGCGCCTCGAAGAGCTCCCGACCGGGGGCCGCACCCCGCTGGCCGCCGGCCTCGAACGGGCAGCCGAGATCATCTTCCGCGAGCGGCTGCAGGACAGGGAGCGACGCCCGATGGTCGTGCTCCTGACCGACGGGCGCTCGACCTCCGGGCCCGACCCGGCAGGCGCTGCCGAACGCCTGCGGGCCGCCGGCGTAGCATCCGTGGTGGTGGATACCGAGGGCGGCAACGTCCGGCTCGGGCTCGCGCGGGAGATAGCCGGACATCTGGGTGCCCGGTGTATCAGGTTGGAGGAGTTACAGGCGGATTCGTTGGTGGAGATAGTAGAGAGGAGGCGCGTGGCGTGA